CCCTATTATCCATCCAATATTCTATGACGAGCGCCATTCTGAATACATTTCAATCCCATTTTGGTCTGATTTTAACGTTTTTGGGTTTTCCCATCTTGCTAGAAAGTTGACTATTTCAATCCCATTTTGGTCTGATTTTAACTCCCTGAGTAAGTCATCTTTTTTGTCAAATCCCTTGATTTCAATCCCATTTTTGTCTGATTTTAACTCTTTCTTCATCGATAATCCTTGCCATTGCAAGAAAATTTCAATCCCATTTTGGTCTGATTTTAACACAAATAATTCAGCAACTTTTTGGATCATAGCAGAATTTCAATCCCATTTTGGTCTGATTTTAACTTTTAAATGTCATTTGTTGGCGTTAGATTATGCTGAAATTTCAATCCCATTTTGGTCTGATTTTAACCGAATTGTTCCGCTTGGCCCGCTAACACCACCTATAATTTCAATCCCATTTTGGTCTGATTTTAACAGGATCCATATGGATCAACTCAGCAACTAACACCATAATTTCAATCCCATTTTGGTCTGATTTTAACAGTTCCACTATAACCACCAGCATATCGCAGTGTTGATTTCAATCCCATTTTGGTCTGATTTTAACTTGCACCAATCACACCAGCGATACCTGCAATCTATAATTTCAATCCCATTTTGGTCTGATTTTAACGATCGCATTGTCAATATCCTTCTTCAATTCAGAGTAATTTCAATCCCATTTTGGTCTGATTTTAACATTATGACTGGAAAAAAAGAGGAAAAAAAACTAAAAGATTTCAATCCCATTTTGGTCTGATTTTAACAAGAATGGCCTCGTGAAGATAGCGGATCCAACCAAATTTCAATCCCATTTTGGTCTGATTTTAACACATGCTGGCACCGTTTGCATATGCGATGAAGATAAATTTCAATCCCATTTTGGTCTGATTTTAACACGATTTTACTCAGATGCTGGAATGGAACCGCCAGAAATTTCAATCCCATTTTGGTCTGATTTTAACCCAAACTCGCACCACACCTTGATGTGCTAATCCCAAATTTCAATCCCATTTTGGTCTGATTTTAACCACCCCAAACCCACACGCCTTTTCTATACGTTTTAATTTCAATCCCATTTTGGTCTGATTTTAACTTAATTATGTGCAATCTTCTGAGTAATGCATCATCATTTCAATCCCATTTTGGTCTGATTTTAACCCTACACAAACGGTTGGACAAAATAGAAGAATACCAATTTCAATCCCATTTTGGTCTGATTTTAACGTTTATGAATGTGTTAAATCGAAGATAGAGGAAGTTGGATTTCAATCCCATTTTGGTCTGATTTTAACTTTAATTCCACATTTCTCTGAGGCTTTCTTAACGGCCATTTCAATCCCATTTTGGTCTGATTTTAACGAGAATGTCATTGACACTCTACCAGAGAATGTGAGGAATTTCAATCCCATTTTGGTCTGATTTTAACCCAACCCAGGGCCTTGGGGTGGTTTTCGGGGTGGTCATTTCAATCCCATTTTGGTCTGATTTTAACCAGTTTACACAACTGGTGGCCGTTTTGATCAAACAAATTTCAATCCCATTTTGGTCTGATTTTAACAATCCTCGCAGTAATGGTCAAAGAACTCCAACTAAGATTTCAATCCCATTTTGGTCTGATTTTAACCAGAGGCATCAACATCCCTAAACTCCACTTCTACAAGTATTTCAATCCCATTTTGGTCTGATTTTAACCCGTTTACTATCTTATCCTTCTAAAATAAGATGATGATTTCAATCCCATTTTGGTCTGATTTTAACTCTTGTCACACCACCACCTTTCCCCTTCCAATCCACCATTTCAATCCCATTTTGGTCTGATTTTAACTCATCCTTGAGCTTCTTTATCAGTTCAAGGTTTCTCATTTCAATCCCATTTTGGTCTGATTTTAACAATTCAAAAACGCCGTTGCCACAGTTTACACAACTGGATTTCAATCCCATTTTGGTCTGATTTTAACTCTTATCTCCATGTTCTTCACCTCCATGTTATATTAATTTCAATCCCATTTTGGTCTGATTTTAACAATTTGATTTCATGGGATGATGTTCTCATAAAAAGATTTCAATCCCATTTTGGTCTGATTTTAACAATAAAAGATATTGAAGAACTCATTAGATCCAATCTCATTTCAATCCCATTTTGGTCTGATTTTAACTCTGCAATGAGATCATACAAGGCTTGAAAGAACTCGATTTCAATCCCATTTTGGTCTGATTTTAACACTGAGAAATACAAAATGAAGATAGTGTTGGAAAACAAATTTCAATCCCATTTTGGTCTGATTTTAACACTCGTAGAATTCAAATTAGAGGAGCCAATTAGCCCAGATTTCAATCCCATTTTGGTCTGATTTTAACTGAGTATCAGGGCTTGAATTCTTTTGTAGTGCGTGAATTTCAATCCCATTTTGGTCTGATTTTAACGCAAATATGCTAAAACATCCCAGATAGCTTCTAAAGCATTTCAATCCCATTTTGGTCTGATTTTAACCCTCCAAGCAATAGTTCATCGATGTCATCTTCAGATATTTCAATCCCATTTTGGTCTGATTTTAACAATCGCTTAGGTCCTGGATGGTGAAGGATTCTGTTGGTGATTTCAATCCCATTTTGGTCTGATTTTAACCATGGAAATCCAAGGCCCTGGACAAGAACCTTACAACGATTTCAATCCCATTTTGGTCTGATTTTAACGGGTGGATGAAGACATTCCCACAGGTGTGGCCGAACATTTCAATCCCATTTTGGTCTGATTTTAACACTTGCAACACTTGAAACGCACCCCTGAGTGTGACATTTCAATCCCATTTTGGTCTGATTTTAACTGTAACTTTGAGGAGAGTCCGGGATGGAGTTTACAATTTCAATCCCATTTTGGTCTGATTTTAACTCAAGGAAGTATGAGTCTTCAAATAGTATATCGATGGATTTCAATCCCATTTTGGTCTGATTTTAACAGGGCGATTTTTTCTTTCTTTTTGTTTTATCTTTTTTCTTGTTGGTTGTATTTAATGGTTTGTGTCGGCGGTCCCTAATAATACAATCCATTTATAAAGATAGACGACTTTGTCAACGGAGTCAAAAAATGGAATAGGGATAATAGGATAAATTTAGGTACATAAAAGCAGATTAAATGGGGATAGATAGATAAACAAGTTAGTATATTTTGTAAAAGACTGAAGGAGAGATAAAGTAACAAAATGTTATAAAAATTGGCTTGGAAAGATAGGTTGATAAACGACAAAATAAGGTTTGGTTAAAGGCAGAATAGAAGGTTGAAGGGTTTTTAAGGTGGTAATAAAAAAAGTTTATCATATTATTTCAGATATTAGTGATTTTTCGATGCCTAAAACTTCTCTTTTCATTGCTCTTTTAGTTCTGAAAGAATAGATTATGATTGAATCTTCTGATTCGTTGCAAATAATCTTAAGGTCCTTTTTTATTCTTTCTAGTTGACTTTTTGTAATTTCGCCTTCAAAGACGGAATTTTGAACCCATAAAAGATAT
The sequence above is drawn from the Methanothermobacter tenebrarum genome and encodes:
- the cas2 gene encoding CRISPR-associated endonuclease Cas2; protein product: MYVIIVYDINVKRVNKVKAYLRKYLLWVQNSVFEGEITKSQLERIKKDLKIICNESEDSIIIYSFRTKRAMKREVLGIEKSLISEII